One window of the Rhipicephalus sanguineus isolate Rsan-2018 chromosome 4, BIME_Rsan_1.4, whole genome shotgun sequence genome contains the following:
- the LOC119388752 gene encoding diamine acetyltransferase 1, producing MSLKVRPAVREDCAFIMGLIRELADYERMLDQVEATADDLKDHLFSDDKLRWACANVATTTAGDGECDGERVIGFVLYFFLFDPLTLERVAYMEDLYVQPAYRGRGVGLALWRSVAQHGMGSSCDVLNFEVLDWNVPSLEFYAKRGATNITRSRGYQHFRFSARPCGSFL from the coding sequence ATGTCGCTCAAGGTGAGACCGGCCGTACGCGAGGACTGCGCCTTCATAATGGGCCTGATTCGCGAGTTGGCCGACTACGAGCGAATGCTGGATCAAGTCGAGGCGACCGCTGACGACCTCAAAGACCACCTCTTCTCCGACGACAAACTACGCTGGGCTTGCGCGAACGTGGCGACTACGACGGCGGGCGACGGCGAGTGTGACGGCGAGCGTGTGATCGGTTTCGTTCTCTACTTCTTCCTCTTCGACCCTCTGACTCTGGAGCGCGTGGCGTACATGGAAGACCTGTACGTGCAGCCCGCATACAGAGGTCGCGGCGTCGGCCTGGCCCTGTGGCGCTCGGTTGCGCAACACGGTATGGGGAGCTCGTGCGACGTGCTGAACTTCGAGGTGCTCGACTGGAACGTGCCGTCGCTGGAGTTCTACGCCAAGCGGGGTGCTACCAACATCACGCGCTCGCGAGGTTACCAGCACTTCAGGTTCTCCGCACGGCCCTGCGGTTCTTTTCTTTGA